The Ovis aries strain OAR_USU_Benz2616 breed Rambouillet chromosome 11, ARS-UI_Ramb_v3.0, whole genome shotgun sequence genome window below encodes:
- the LOC101113252 gene encoding myosin-3, translating to MSSDTEMEVFGIAAPFLRKSEKERIEAQNQPFDAKTYCFVVDSKEEYAKGRIKSTQDGKVTVETEDNRTLVVKPEDVYAMNPPKFDRIEDMAMLTHLNEPAVLYNLKDRYTSWMIYTYSGLFCVTVNPYKWLPVYNPEVVEGYRGKKRQEAPPHIFSISDNAYQFMLTDRENQSILITGESGAGKTVNTKRVIQYFATIAATGDLAKKKDSKMRGTLEDQIISANPLLEAFGNAKTVRNDNSSRFGKFIRIHFGTTGKLASADIETYLLEKSRVTFQLKAERSYHIFYQILSNRKPELIELLLITTNPYDYPFISQGEILVASIDDAEELLATDSAIDILGFTPEEKSGLYKLTGAVMHYGNMKFKQKQREEQAEPDGTEVADKTAYLMGLNSSDLLKALCFPRVKVGNEYVTKGQTVDQVHHAVNALSKSVYEKLFLWMVTRINQQLDTKLPRQHFIGVLDIAGFEIFEYNSLEQLCINFTNEKLQQFFNHHMFVLEQEEYKKEGIEWTFIDFGMDLAACIELIEKPMGIFSILEEECMFPKATDTSFKNKLYDQHLGKSANFQKPKVVKGRAEAHFSLIHYAGTVDYSVSGWLEKNKDPLNETVVGLYQKSSNRLLAHLYATFTTADADSGKKKVAKKKGSSFQTVSALFRENLNKLMSNLRTTHPHFVRCIIPNETKTPGAMEHSLVLHQLRCNGVLEGIRICRKGFPNRILYGDFKQRYRVLNASAIPEGQFIDSKKACEKLLASIDIDHTQYKFGHTKVFFKAGLLGTLEEMRDDRLAKLITRTQAVCRGFLMRVEFQKMVQRRESIFCIQYNIRAFMNVKHWPWMKLFFKIKPLLKSAETEKEMATMKEEFQKTKDELAKSEAKRKELEEKLVTLVQEKNDLQLQVQAESENLLDAEERCDQLIKAKFQLEAKIKEVTERAEDEEEMNAELTAKKRKLEDECSELKKDIDDLELTLAKVEKEKHATENKVKNLTEELAGLDETIAKLTREKKALQEAHQQTLDDLQAEEDKVSSLSKIKSKLEQQVDDLESSLEQEKKLRVDLERNKRKLEGDLKLAQESILDLESDKQQLDERLKKKDFEYCQLQSKVEDEQTLGLQFQKKIKELQARIEELEEEIEAERATRAKTEKQRSDYARELEELSERLEEAGGVTSTQIELNKKREAEFLKLRRDLEEATLQHEAMVAALRKKHADSVAELGEQIDNLQRVKQKLEKEKSEFKLELDDLGSNVESVSKSKANLEKICRTLEDQLSEARGKNEEIQRSLSELSTQKSRLQTEAGELSRQLEEKESTVSQLSRSKQAFTQQIEELKRQLEEESKAKSALAHALQSARHDCDLLREQYEEEQEAKAELQRALSKANSEVAQWRTKYETDAIQRTEELEEAKKKLAQRLQDSEEQVEAVNAKCASLEKTKQRLQAEVEDLMVDVDRANSLAAALDKKQRNFDKVLAEWKTKCEESQAELEASLKESRSLSTELFKLKNAYEEALDQLETVKRENKNLEQEIADLTEQIAESGKTIHELEKSRKQIELEKADIQLALEEAEAALEHEEAKILRIQLELTQVKSEIDRKMAEKDEEIEQLKRNYQRTVETMQSALDAEVRSRNEAIRIKKKMEGDLNEIEIQLSHANRQAAETVRHLRSVQGQLKDTQLHLDDALRGQEDLKEQLAIVERRANLLQAEVEELRATLEQTERSRKIAEQELLDASERVQLLHTQNTSLIHTKKKLETDLTQLQSEVEDASRDARNAEEKAKKAITDAAMMAEELKKEQDTSAHLERMKKNLEQTVKDLQHRLDEAEQLALKGGKKQIQKLETRIRELESELEGEQKKNTESVKGLRKYERRVKELTYQSEEDRKNVLRLQDLVDKLQVKVKSYKRQAEEADEQANAHLTKFRKAQHELEEAEERADIAESQVNKLRAKTRDFTSSRMVVHESEE from the exons ATGAGTAGCGACACCGAAATGGAAGTGTTCGGCATCGCCGCTCCCTTCCTCCGGAAGTCGGAAAAGGAGAGGATCGAGGCCCAGAACCAGCCCTTTGATGCCAAAACCTACTGCTTCGTGGTTGACTCTAAGGAAGAGTATGCCAAGGGGAGAATTAAGAGCACCCAGGACGGGAAGGTCACGGTGGAAACCGAAGACAACAGG ACGCTGGTGGTGAAGCCAGAGGACGTGTACGCGATGAACCCCCCCAAGTTCGACCGGATCGAGGACATGGCCATGCTGACGCACCTGAACGAGCCGGCCGTGCTGTACAACCTCAAGGACCGCTACACGTCCTGGATGATCTAC ACCTACTCGGGCCTCTTCTGCGTCACCGTCAACCCCTACAAGTGGCTGCCAGTGTACAACCCCGAGGTGGTGGAGGGCTACCGCGGCAAGAAGCGCCAGGAGGCCCCGCCCCACATCTTCTCCATCTCTGACAACGCCTATCAGTTCATGCTCACAG ATCGTGAAAACCAGTCTATTCTGATCAC TGGCGAATCCGGGGCAGGAAAGACTGTGAACACCAAAAGGGTCATCCAGTACTTTGCAACAATTGCAGCGACTGGAGACCTCGCCAAGAAGAAGGACTCCAAGATGAGG gggacacTGGAAGACCAGATCATCAGTGCCAACCCACTGCTGGAGGCCTTCGGGAACGCCAAGACCGTGAGGAACGACAACTCGTCCCGCTTT GGCAAGTTCATCCGCATCCATTTTGGTACCACGGGGAAGCTGGCCTCTGCAGATATTGAAACGT atctgctggagaagtcaAGGGTGACCTTCCAGCTGAAGGCTGAGAGAAGCTACCACATCTTCTACCAGATTCTCTCCAATAGGAAGCCCGAGCTCATAG AGCTGCTGCTCATCACAACCAACCCTTATGACTACCCCTTCATCAGCCAGGGCGAGATCCTGGTGGCCAGCATTGATGACGCTGAGGAGCTGCTGGCCACAGAT AGCGCCATTGACATCCTGGGCTTCACCCCTGAGGAGAAGTCTGGGCTCTACAAGCTGACAGGCGCCGTGATGCACTACGGGAACATGAAGTTCAAGCAGAAGCAGCGGGAGGAGCAGGCAGAGCCGGACGGCACAGAAG TGGCTGACAAGACAGCCTATCTGATGGGCCTGAATTCATCGGACCTCCTGAAAGCTTTATGCTTCCCCAGAGTGAAAGTTGGGAATGAGTATGTTACCAAGGGCCAGACCGTGGATCAG GTGCACCACGCTGTGAACGCCCTCTCCAAATCCGTCTACGAGAAGTTGTTCCTGTGGATGGTCACTCGCATCAACCAGCAACTGGACACCAAGCTGCCGAGACAGCACTTCATTGGTGTCCTGGACATCGCAGGCTTTGAGATCTTCGAG TATAACAGCCTGGAGCAGCTGTGCATCAACTTCACCAACGAGAAACTGCAACAGTTTTTCAACCACCACATGTTCGTGCTGGAGCAGGAGGAGTACAAGAAGGAAGGCATCGAGTGGACGTTCATCGACTTCGGGATGGACCTGGCCGCCTGCATCGAGCTCATCGAGAAG CCTATGGGCATCTTCTCCATCCTGGAAGAGGAGTGCATGTTCCCCAAGGCCACAGACACCTCCTTCAAGAACAAGCTGTATGACCAGCACCTGGGCAAGTCTGCCAACTTCCAGAAGCCCAAGGTAGTCAAGGGCAGAGCTGAGGCCCACTTCTCCCTGATCCACTACGCGGGCACCGTGGACTACAGTGTCTCAGGCTGGCTGGAGAAGAACAAGGACCCCCTGAACGAGACGGTGGTCGGGCTGTACCAGAAGTCCTCCAACAGGCTCCTGGCACACCTCTATGCCACATTCACCACTGCGGACG CTGACAGCGGAAAGAAGAAAGTTGCCAAGAAAAAAGGTTCTTCCTTCCAAACCGTCTCTGCCCTTTTCAGG GAAAACCTGAACAAGTTGATGTCAAATTTAAGAACAACACACCCTCACTTTGTGCGCTGTATAATTCCCAACGAGACCAAAACCCCAG GTGCCATGGAGCACAGCCTGGTCCTGCACCAGCTGCGCTGTAATGGGGTGCTGGAGGGCATCCGCATCTGCAGAAAGGGCTTCCCCAACAGGATCCTCTACGGGGACTTCAAACAGAG ATACCGAGTGCTTAATGCCAGTGCCATCCCCGAAGGGCAGTTCATCGACAGTAAGAAGGCGTGTGAAAAGCTGCTGGCATCCATTGATATCGACCACACTCAGTACAAGTTTGGACACACCAAG GTGTTCTTCAAGGCTGGCTTGCTGGGAACCCTGGAGGAAATGAGGGATGACCGCCTGGCCAAGCTGATCACCCGGACGCAGGCCGTGTGCAGAGGGTTCCTCATGCGTGTGGAATTCCAGAAGATGGTGCAGAGAAG GGAGTCCATCTTCTGCATCCAATACAACATTCGAGCCTTCATGAATGTTAAGCACTGGCCCTGGATGAAACTCTTTTTCAAAATCAAGCCCCTTCTCAAGAGTGCAGAGAcggagaaggagatggccacCATgaaggaagagttccagaaaaccaagGATGAACTGGCCAAGTCAGAGGCCAAAAGGAAGGAACTGGAAGAAAAGCTGGTGACTCTGGTGCAAGAGAAGAATGACCTGCAGCTGCAAGTGCAAGCT gaaagtgaaaaccTGTTGGATGCAGAGGAAAGATGTGATCAGCTGATTAAAGCCAAGTTCCAGCTGGAGGCTAAGATCAAGGAAGTGACAGAGAGAGCTGAGGATGAGGAAGAGATGAATGCTGAGCTGACGGCCAAGAAGAGGAAACTGGAGGATGAATGTTCGGAACTGAAGAAAGACATAGACGACCTTGAGCTGACCCTGGCCAAGGTTGAGAAGGAGAAACACGCCACAGAGAACAAG GTTAAAAACCTCACTGAAGAACTTGCCGGGTTGGATGAAACCATTGCAAAGTTAACCAGAGAGAAGAAGGCCCTCCAGGAGGCCCATCAGCAGACTCTGGATGACCTGCAGGCAGAAGAGGACAAAGTCAGTTCTTTGAGCAAAATCAAGAGCAAACTGGAACAGCAGGTGGATGAT CTGGAAAGCTCCCTGGAACAAGAAAAGAAGCTCCGTGTGGACCTGGAAAGGAACAAAAGGAAGCTGGAGGGAGACCTGAAGCTCGCCCAGGAGTCCATCCTGGATCTGGAGAGCGACAAGCAGCAGCTGGATGAGCGGCTCAAGAA GAAAGATTTTGAGTACTGTCAACTGCAAAGCAAAGTGGAAGATGAGCAGACTCTGGGCCTGCAGTTTCAGAAGAAAATCAAAGAGCTGCAG GCCCGGATCGAGGAGCTGGAAGAAGAGATCGAGGCCGAGAGGGCGACCCGCGCCAAGACGGAGAAGCAGCGCAGCGACTACGCCCGGGAGCTGGAGGAGCTGAGTGAGCGACTGGAGGAGGCGGGGGGCGTCACGTCCACCCAGATAGAGCTGAACAAGAAGCGGGAGGCCGAGTTCCTGAAGCTGCGCCGGGACCTGGAGGAGGCCACCCTGCAGCACGAGGCCATGGTGGCTGCTCTTCGCAAGAAGCACGCGGACAGCGTGGCCGAGCTGGGGGAGCAGATCGACAACCTGCAGAGGGTCAAGCAgaagctggagaaggagaagagcGAGTTCAAGCTGGAGCTCGACGACCTGGGCAGCAACGTGGAGAGCGTGTCCAAGTCTAAG GCAAATCTGGAGAAGATTTGCCGCACCCTGGAGGACCAGTTAAGCGAGGCCCGGGGCAAGAACGAGGAGATTCAGAGGAGCCTGAGTGAGCTGAGCACCCAGAAGTCCCGGCTGCAGACAGAGGCTG GTGAGCTGAGTCGTCAGTTGGAGGAAAAGGAGAGCACAGTATCGCAGCTTTCCAGGAGCAAGCAAGCATTTACCCAGCAAATAGAAGAGCTCAAGAGGCAGTTAGAGGAAGAGAGCAAG GCCAAGAGCGCCCTGGCCCATGCCCTGCAGTCCGCCCGCCACGACTGTGACCTGCTGCGGGAACAGTACGAGGAGGAGCAGGAAGCCAAGGCTGAGCTGCAGAGGGCACTGTCCAAGGCCAACAGCGAGGTGGCCCAGTGGAGGACCAAGTACGAGACGGACGCCATCCAGCGcacagaggagctggaggaggccaA GAAAAAGCTGGCTCAGCGCCTCCAGGATTCCGAGGAGCAGGTGGAGGCGGTGAACGCGAAGTGTGCGTCCCTGGAGAAGACCAAGCAGAGGCTGCAAGCGGAGGTGGAGGACCTGATGGTCGACGTGGACAGAGCCAACTCCCTGGCCGCCGCCCTGGACAAGAAGCAGAGGAATTTTGACAAG GTGCTTGCCGAGTGGAAAACCAAGTGTGAGGAGAGCCAGGCGGAGCTGGAGGCATCTCTGAAGGAGTCCCGCTCCTTGAGCACCGAGCTCTTCAAACTGAAAAATGCCTACGAAGAAGCCTTAGATCAACTTGAAACTGTGAAACGAGAAAATAAGAATTTGGAGC AGGAGATAGCAGATCTCACGGAGCAAATCGCTGAAAGTGGTAAAACCATCCATGAACTGGAAAAATCAAGGAAACAGATCGAGCTGGAAAAGGCTGATATTCAGCTGGCTCTGGAGGAAGCAGAG GCCGCCCTCGAACATGAAGAGGCCAAGATCCTCCGAATCCAGCTGGAACTGACACAAGTGAAATCAGAAATCGATAGGAAGATGGCCGAAAAAGATGAAGAGATCGAACAGCTGAAAAGGAACTACCAGAGAACAGTAGAGACGATGCAGAGTGCCCTGGACGCCGAGGTGCGGAGCCGGAACGAGGCCATCAGGATCAAGAAGAAGATGGAGGGGGACCTGAACGAAATCGAGATCCAGCTGAGCCATGCCAACCGCCAGGCTGCGGAGACCGTCAGACACCTCCGGAGTGTCCAGGGGCAGCTGAAG GATACCCAGCTCCACCTGGATGATGCTCTCCGGGGCCAGGAGGACCTGAAGGAGCAGCTGGCGATCGTGGAGCGCAGAGCCAACCTGCTGCAGGCCGAGGTGGAGGAGCTGCGGGCCACCCTGGAGCAGACGGAGAGGAGCAGGAAGATCGCAGAGCAGGAGCTCCTGGATGCCAGTGAGCGCGTCCAGCTCCTGCACACCCAG AACACCAGCCTCATCCACACCAAGAAGAAGCTGGAGACGGACCTCACGCAGCTCCAGAGTGAGGTCGAGGATGCCAGCAGGGACGCGAGGAACGCTGAAGAGAAAGCGAAGAAGGCCATCACCGAC GCGGCCATGATGGCCGAGGAGCTGAAGAAGGAGCAGGACACCAGCGCCCACCTGGAGCGGATGAAGAAGAACCTGGAGCAGACGGTGAAGGACCTGCAGCACCGCCTGGACGAGGCTGAGCAGCTGGCCCTGAAGGGCGGGAAGAAGCAGATCCAGAAGCTGGAGACGCGG ATCCGAGAGCTGGAGTCTGAGCTTGAGGGGGAGCAGAAGAAGAACACTGAGTCTGTCAAGGGCCTGAGGAAGTATGAGCGGCGGGTCAAGGAGTTAACTTACCAG AGTGAAGAGGACAGGAAGAATGTGCTGAGATTACAGGATCTGGTGGACAAACTTCAAGTGAAGGTCAAGTCCTACAAGAGGCAGGCGGAGGAGGCT GATGAACAAGCCAACGCTCATCTCACCAAGTTCCGAAAAGCTCAGCATGAGCTGGAGGAGGCTGAAGAACGGGCCGATATTGCTGAATCTCAAGTCAATAAGCTGCGAGCGAAGACCCGAGACTTCACCTCCAGCCGG ATGGTGGTCCACGAGAGTGAAGAGTGA